The DNA region CGATCCCAAAGCTGGAGATTTTGTCCGGGAAGTTTCGAGAAGAGTCTACAATTACCTAGACAATACCAAAGTTAGCAATATACAACCGATACTTGGCGATGCCTCCGGCGGGCTACGCCTACGCACTCCTTAATAAATGTAGGGGCATACATCTGTATGCCCCTACATATCTATCGGTATCAGCTATTTCGTGAAATATTGTTAGTTCAAGAAATTTCGTATAGCACTACCGCCATTCCTACCAACAGCAGGAATTTCTAGTAAGCTATTCGTAGCATTGCCCGTACCATCGTCGGTAACGAATGTCTGATTACCCGGATGTCCATTGGGCACGAAAAGTTGCGGATGATCAAAAGGCGCTTTCTCGAACCTAACTCGGTCATCAGTCAGTCCCTTTAAAAAGGCGACCAATTGCTGTTTTTCTTCTGATGACAGATTCAGTGGGGGAAGAACTCCAAAGTCACCACCTCGATTGTAAAAATCAACCACTTGCTCTAAAGTCGCTTGACCTCCATTGTGGAAGTAGGGGGCAGTGAGTTCGACATTGCGAAGTCCAGGTGCTTTGAAAGCTCCGTCTGCAAACACTTTTTCACTAGAAATCAACGGTGGATTGAGGGTGGGGGGGTTTTCGCCCAGGAGAAGCTGAAATTTCCCTAACTGAGCCAATCGTGCTTCTGAAAGCGGATTATTCTGCACAGGGTCATTACTACCCAAACCGGGGTCGTCCGTAACAGGTCTAACGCCGATATTGAAGAAGCCATTGTCTTCAGGGGATTTTGCACCGAACGGCGCACGTTTGATTCGTCCGTCTTTAGCCACGCTGCTTACTGAAGCAGCTGTTAATTCTGATCCCACGTGGCAACCAATACACAGAGCCTTGCCCTGAAACAGGTCTTTACCTAGTTGCTGCTGAGAGGTTAGGGCTGTGGTGTTTCCTGCCAAGAAACGATCAAAAGGCGTATCGTTGGCAATGAGTGTAGACTCGTACAACTGAATTGCCAGCCCAAAGAACAGCGAGAAGTTATACTCTAACAGCGTGTACTCATTGGTTTGAGAAGAGTTATCAGCGTTGTTGACAAAAGTCCGTCTACCTTCAGCATCAACTTGAATGAGTCGATTAGACCTCCACCACTCCGGCTTAAAGGCATCTTTAATTAGCTGTTCGTAGGTTTTATCTTTCAGTCCGGGCTGAGGATATCTACTGTCTGCACCTAAAACACTATCTTGTGGATGCACAACCTGTTTGCCTAGCGGTCTGAGGGTAGATAACTTTCGCCCCAAGACTCTGGGGAGCTTTGTACCCCTAAGTGACAGAACATTTTGCAGCAGTGTGTTGATAGATTTAGTGTTGCCAATTTGCGCCAAATTACCAGTAAGTTCATCAACAGAATTAAGTAGCGGCCCAACTAGATTATCAGCAAGATTATCTAAATTATCTAGTGGCAGCTTGCTGAGAGATTTTTTGTTGTCAACTCGCCCGAACTTATCACCAATTTCTTGAAAAGTGCGACCATCAGCCGACAGCTCGAAGGAACTTAGTGGCGGCCCAAGCGCCTGAGAAGCCAAAGACGAATTATTCAGTCTGACTTTGACAAATTTGAGTTGATTTGGCTTTTCTGCTTTCACCACAGAGGCGTTAGGGTCTCTTAAACCGAAGGTATTTACCCCATTAAAGATGTTCTGTGCCCTTCCATCCCAAAAGTTGCGGAAATTGAATGCTGAATTAATCACGGTTGGCGTGTTACGCGGCTGGACACGGCGCACATTCGTACCTCCCACTTTAAACACCGGGTCTAGCTCGTTTTTTACTTCGTCTTCCGCGCTACCAGGTTTAACATCAACAAACTTAGCATTGAACACACCCTGAGAGGAACTGACATCATTTCGGTCAGATACAACGGTTTTAGGATCATTCGGGTTTGACAGTTTGTGGAAGGGAAAATCTCCCGGTTTAAGCTGGTAGTTTGGCGCACCACCTACATCAAAAACTGTATCCGGATTCGCTGTACCATCAGCGTTAATCCGCAAAAGTCCAGGAGAAATCTGATTTTTGGATCTATTGTCGGCTCCAGCATGGAAGTGACAAGTAGCACAGGAGGTCTTTCCGTCGCTTCCAACTTGCATATCCCAGAAAAGAGCCTTTCCTAACTTGATTGCAGCTACTTTGTCTTTTACAAAGTCTCCTAGATTGTTAGGCTCTGGAACCGATACGCTTTTGAGCGAAGTTAAAGGCGGCGGCGTAACCTGTGCCGATACAGTATTTCCAGCTATTACTGCTGCCAAAATAATGGCAGCAATTGTTATAGTCTTTGAAAATCTTGATCTCAGGTAGTTAATCTTGTTATTCCTGAATTTCCACCCTTGGCGTTTTATTTTTGTTACCAAAGATTTGAGCAAAAACCGACCTCTTGAGGTCAGTAGCAAGTAAATTGATAAGCTAGTAATAAAGACTACTAAGCTTATTATGGGTATGATCCCCATAGAGTTTTTGTAGTAAATTAACACCGAAAAAATTATACATCTGGAATCAAATTTCAAATGTAATATTCATGTAAAGTAATTAGACAATTTACAAATTTTATGTGATCAAAAAACGCTATCAGACTATAAAGAGATTCAGTAAAGTACGTAAGCTATTCTACATTTAACTTGCATTTAGCAGGTTATTAACATGCTTTATATACAAAAGCTTGATAAAATTTAGGTATACAAATTGGATACGTTTTAATTTATTATCTGCCATACTCTGGGTAAAATATTTGAATGTCACTACATAAAACTTCTGGTCGCTGGCGTTTAGGGCTAGCCTTATCGCTATTAACGGTCTTATTGTGGGGCATTTTACCTATTGCTCTGGCGATCGCTCTGCAAGTACTTGATGTCTATACAGTTATTTGGTTTCGCTTTTTAATATCTTTTTTACTACTTGGTGTGTATTTAGGAATACGCGGTAAATTACCAAAGTTAGAACAACTGC from Nostoc commune NIES-4072 includes:
- a CDS encoding cytochrome-c peroxidase, which encodes MGIIPIISLVVFITSLSIYLLLTSRGRFLLKSLVTKIKRQGWKFRNNKINYLRSRFSKTITIAAIILAAVIAGNTVSAQVTPPPLTSLKSVSVPEPNNLGDFVKDKVAAIKLGKALFWDMQVGSDGKTSCATCHFHAGADNRSKNQISPGLLRINADGTANPDTVFDVGGAPNYQLKPGDFPFHKLSNPNDPKTVVSDRNDVSSSQGVFNAKFVDVKPGSAEDEVKNELDPVFKVGGTNVRRVQPRNTPTVINSAFNFRNFWDGRAQNIFNGVNTFGLRDPNASVVKAEKPNQLKFVKVRLNNSSLASQALGPPLSSFELSADGRTFQEIGDKFGRVDNKKSLSKLPLDNLDNLADNLVGPLLNSVDELTGNLAQIGNTKSINTLLQNVLSLRGTKLPRVLGRKLSTLRPLGKQVVHPQDSVLGADSRYPQPGLKDKTYEQLIKDAFKPEWWRSNRLIQVDAEGRRTFVNNADNSSQTNEYTLLEYNFSLFFGLAIQLYESTLIANDTPFDRFLAGNTTALTSQQQLGKDLFQGKALCIGCHVGSELTAASVSSVAKDGRIKRAPFGAKSPEDNGFFNIGVRPVTDDPGLGSNDPVQNNPLSEARLAQLGKFQLLLGENPPTLNPPLISSEKVFADGAFKAPGLRNVELTAPYFHNGGQATLEQVVDFYNRGGDFGVLPPLNLSSEEKQQLVAFLKGLTDDRVRFEKAPFDHPQLFVPNGHPGNQTFVTDDGTGNATNSLLEIPAVGRNGGSAIRNFLN